A section of the Candidatus Methanoperedens sp. genome encodes:
- a CDS encoding methyltransferase domain-containing protein, translating to MATVAEHYDRLLARYYSWLFGDFDKTVEANRDFFIVQKLIPGKSKIALDLGSGPGFQSVALAQLGFSVYAFDQDRELLDELKRNSADMHITPIRDDILNFASHCPENVTLAVCMGDTLTHLDSFEMVKSLFAGVYSSLETGGKFVITFRDLIPELKGVDRFIPVKSDSETIFTCFLEYEAAHVRVNDIIYRKSKDGWKMDVSCYRKLRIPPEWVTKELSGLGFTIARYENNKGMITVIAGK from the coding sequence ATGGCTACTGTAGCGGAACATTATGACAGGCTTCTTGCACGGTATTATTCATGGCTTTTTGGTGATTTTGATAAAACAGTTGAAGCAAACCGTGATTTTTTTATCGTTCAGAAGCTTATCCCCGGAAAATCAAAAATTGCATTAGACCTGGGGTCCGGACCCGGATTCCAGTCCGTCGCCCTGGCGCAATTGGGTTTTAGCGTATATGCATTTGATCAGGACCGGGAACTGCTGGACGAATTAAAAAGAAACAGCGCAGATATGCATATTACCCCGATAAGGGATGATATTTTGAACTTTGCTTCTCATTGTCCTGAAAATGTAACGCTGGCCGTATGTATGGGCGATACCCTGACGCATCTTGATTCCTTTGAGATGGTCAAAAGCCTGTTTGCAGGTGTTTACAGTTCACTTGAGACTGGAGGGAAATTTGTTATCACTTTCAGGGATCTTATTCCTGAGCTAAAAGGTGTGGACAGGTTCATTCCGGTCAAAAGCGACTCAGAAACCATTTTTACCTGCTTTCTTGAATATGAAGCAGCGCATGTTAGGGTTAATGACATTATCTACAGGAAAAGTAAGGATGGATGGAAAATGGATGTGAGCTGCTACAGAAAGCTTCGCATTCCGCCCGAATGGGTAACAAAAGAGCTGTCAGGCCTTGGTTTTACGATTGCACGATATGAGAACAATAAAGGCATGATAACCGTGATTGCAGGTAAATAA
- a CDS encoding Patatin, whose protein sequence is MDENNNTKKIAIACQGGGSHTAFTAGVLKRLLREEEKQFEITVLSGTSGGAVCALLAWYGLLMKDKGKAIKLLDDFWRDTSASSYWDMVANNLFVSTHRMQEAGIIPEFSPYLYPPVPQDILRSLLNKHVKFEEIRKLDSSGPKLFIGAVEVHSGEFKVFQTDGYKNEISADVILASAAVPTFLRAVHIENKTYWDGQNPPIKEFITGNAEEKPDEIWIIQVYQEEREKVPESIKNIHERRDEISGNLTLNQEITFIEAVNKWTKYLPHEKYKPIKVQKIQMSDNTLDPASRHERNPTFIKKMMAYGDKEADNFLKNWYVNA, encoded by the coding sequence TTGGACGAAAATAATAACACCAAAAAAATCGCTATTGCATGCCAGGGCGGGGGAAGCCATACTGCTTTCACGGCAGGCGTGTTAAAAAGACTCCTCCGGGAAGAGGAGAAGCAATTTGAGATAACAGTATTAAGCGGAACTTCAGGTGGGGCAGTATGTGCGCTCCTTGCATGGTATGGGTTATTAATGAAAGACAAAGGCAAAGCTATCAAACTGCTGGATGATTTCTGGAGAGATACTTCGGCAAGTTCATACTGGGATATGGTGGCAAACAACTTGTTCGTATCAACCCATAGAATGCAGGAGGCAGGCATCATACCTGAGTTCAGTCCTTATCTATATCCTCCTGTACCGCAGGATATATTGAGAAGTCTTTTGAATAAACATGTGAAATTCGAAGAAATCCGGAAATTAGATTCTTCAGGTCCGAAGTTATTCATTGGCGCTGTTGAAGTACATTCAGGAGAATTCAAGGTGTTTCAAACCGATGGCTATAAAAATGAGATCAGTGCAGATGTAATCCTTGCATCAGCAGCTGTTCCTACTTTCTTAAGAGCAGTCCATATTGAAAACAAGACTTACTGGGATGGCCAGAACCCGCCAATCAAAGAATTCATAACCGGGAATGCAGAAGAAAAGCCTGATGAGATATGGATTATACAGGTATACCAGGAAGAAAGAGAAAAAGTACCAGAATCAATAAAAAATATCCATGAGAGGCGGGATGAAATTTCAGGCAATCTTACGCTTAACCAGGAAATTACGTTTATAGAGGCAGTCAACAAATGGACAAAATACCTGCCGCATGAGAAATATAAGCCAATCAAAGTGCAAAAGATACAAATGTCAGATAACACTCTTGATCCGGCATCAAGACATGAACGCAATCCCACATTCATAAAAAAGATGATGGCTTACGGAGATAAAGAAGCGGATAATTTCCTGAAGAACTGGTATGTGAATGCTTAG
- a CDS encoding NAD-dependent epimerase/dehydratase family protein — translation MRHTILVVGATGMLGEPVARQLQKDGYAVRVLARNPEKARAKLGESFEYFRGDVGDISSLEKALDGCFGVHINLRGGPKAEDFDRIEHRGTANIARVSATMGVQRISYLSGAAVFEENSWFPSIKAKLQAEAAIRESGVPYSVFCATHFMESLPLYIRGKRASVLGKQPHRLHWLAAGDYAKMVSKAFLLPEAMNKRFFIYGPEALTIPEALEKYCSIVHPGVKVSSVPIWLMSLIGKVSLNTELQFIAGLMRFFDRVGEGGNPEEASKLLCTPITTLERWSEKQRNIA, via the coding sequence ATGAGACATACTATTCTCGTAGTGGGTGCAACAGGAATGCTTGGCGAACCCGTTGCCCGTCAATTACAAAAAGACGGATATGCTGTTCGTGTCCTGGCGCGCAACCCGGAGAAAGCCAGAGCCAAACTCGGGGAATCCTTTGAGTATTTCAGAGGAGATGTCGGAGACATTTCTTCGTTAGAAAAGGCCCTGGATGGATGCTTCGGGGTTCACATTAATTTGAGAGGGGGTCCTAAGGCAGAGGATTTTGACCGGATTGAACATCGAGGAACTGCTAACATTGCCAGGGTATCCGCAACTATGGGGGTGCAACGCATATCCTACTTATCTGGCGCTGCTGTATTTGAAGAGAATTCCTGGTTTCCTTCGATCAAGGCAAAACTTCAAGCTGAAGCAGCAATTCGTGAGAGCGGTGTTCCCTATTCCGTTTTTTGCGCAACACATTTTATGGAATCTCTTCCCCTGTATATCAGAGGCAAGCGGGCTTCGGTCCTCGGAAAACAGCCACACCGTTTGCATTGGCTGGCAGCAGGCGATTACGCAAAGATGGTATCAAAAGCATTTCTGTTACCTGAAGCGATGAACAAGAGATTCTTCATTTACGGTCCTGAAGCATTAACGATACCAGAAGCACTTGAGAAATATTGCTCGATCGTGCATCCCGGTGTGAAAGTTTCTTCAGTCCCAATTTGGCTAATGTCTCTGATTGGCAAAGTCTCCTTAAATACTGAATTGCAATTCATTGCTGGATTGATGAGGTTCTTTGACAGAGTAGGTGAAGGAGGAAACCCAGAGGAAGCCAGTAAGCTGCTTTGTACGCCCATAACCACTTTGGAGCGATGGAGCGAGAAACAGAGAAACATCGCCTAA
- a CDS encoding helix-turn-helix transcriptional regulator — protein sequence MNYPKDFKKIPCPVEKTVILIGNKWSLLIIRDLSRAKCPMRFNQILKSLKINSKTLSIKLCELVDYGIIEKKIFAEIPPRTEYTLTDKGKDLCNVLYDMEIWSRKWHSQNQPVNRQGSCNNN from the coding sequence ATGAATTATCCAAAAGATTTTAAGAAAATTCCCTGTCCTGTTGAAAAAACTGTAATCTTAATAGGCAATAAATGGAGTCTTCTTATCATAAGAGATTTAAGTCGCGCTAAATGTCCTATGAGGTTCAACCAGATTTTGAAATCTTTAAAAATAAATTCTAAAACACTTTCTATAAAACTTTGTGAGCTCGTTGACTATGGTATAATCGAAAAAAAAATTTTCGCCGAAATCCCCCCGAGAACTGAATATACTCTAACCGATAAAGGAAAAGACCTCTGTAATGTACTTTATGATATGGAAATATGGAGTAGAAAATGGCACAGCCAAAACCAACCAGTAAATCGTCAGGGTTCATGCAATAACAACTGA
- a CDS encoding thiamine pyrophosphate-binding protein, with translation MAEIVHAEEYVILSESSFRNINEVPEGITVAQGIRYFLEKIGVEYVFGVPGGAIIVLFDELCKSDRIKFISTKTESGAAFMAATYARASGNIGICIATSGPGATNLITGLSSAKLDGIPVLAITGQTSFSQRGCGASQEMSDYTIDIMPLLNQVTKRSSLITNPSLIYKVLNELIHIAFTPRWGPVAINLPIDVSMAISSYPKQIEVSRKFNKNNDLNKEDINSALYFFHKARSPLILAGYGVEQAGAEEKLFEFATKFGIPVMTTPKAKGVFPENHPLSLGSFGYGGSRQSIEYIRKGNADLLLALGTRFSEVSTNGWMPELYNISQILHVDIDPSSIDYRFKSLYNFLMDINIFLMKLHEGLIKTPLNFSIDIEGYKEVIPRHLEEMKYFSDSIPIKPQRLLKDIQESFPEDTAYFIDIGSIHLWANHYMTIKNPKSYFIAYGLASMASAVAGVIGGKLALKERPVVCITGDGSFLMNGFEINTAKLMKLPIVWIILNDSRWGVVYYGMRSFGLKTNQTEYSMVDFAQLGSSFGCNGIQIDSPGQINQKLVQEILSLDIPTILDVHIDREEAPPILGRVKSLQHGGDSNE, from the coding sequence ATGGCTGAGATCGTTCATGCAGAAGAATATGTAATCCTTTCAGAATCTTCTTTCAGAAACATAAATGAAGTTCCAGAAGGTATAACTGTTGCCCAGGGGATAAGATACTTTTTGGAGAAGATAGGTGTTGAATATGTATTTGGTGTTCCGGGAGGTGCAATTATTGTTCTATTTGATGAACTTTGCAAGTCGGATCGAATAAAATTCATATCAACAAAGACAGAGTCGGGCGCCGCATTTATGGCAGCTACTTATGCCAGAGCGTCTGGAAATATAGGGATATGTATCGCCACCTCTGGGCCAGGGGCTACAAACCTTATCACAGGCTTATCTTCAGCAAAACTCGATGGAATACCTGTATTGGCAATTACCGGCCAGACATCTTTCTCACAGAGGGGGTGCGGGGCAAGTCAGGAGATGAGCGATTATACAATTGATATAATGCCTCTTCTAAATCAAGTGACAAAAAGAAGTTCACTTATCACCAATCCTTCACTGATCTACAAAGTGTTAAATGAATTGATCCATATCGCTTTTACCCCGAGATGGGGACCTGTCGCTATCAATCTACCAATTGACGTATCTATGGCCATCTCCTCGTATCCTAAACAAATAGAAGTTAGCCGAAAATTTAATAAAAATAATGATCTTAACAAGGAAGACATAAATAGTGCTCTATATTTTTTCCACAAAGCCCGCTCACCGCTTATTTTAGCAGGTTACGGTGTTGAACAAGCTGGAGCTGAGGAAAAGCTCTTTGAGTTCGCGACAAAATTTGGTATTCCTGTTATGACAACACCTAAAGCTAAGGGTGTATTTCCAGAAAATCATCCGCTTTCATTAGGTTCTTTTGGGTATGGTGGCTCACGACAGAGCATTGAATATATAAGAAAGGGAAATGCTGACCTTCTTTTGGCTTTAGGTACCCGTTTTAGCGAAGTATCAACCAACGGATGGATGCCAGAATTATACAATATCTCCCAGATACTCCATGTTGATATTGATCCAAGTTCTATAGATTATCGGTTCAAATCTCTCTATAATTTTTTGATGGATATAAATATATTTTTAATGAAACTCCATGAGGGGTTAATAAAAACACCATTAAACTTCTCAATTGATATTGAAGGATACAAAGAGGTTATACCCCGCCATCTCGAAGAGATGAAATACTTTTCGGATTCCATCCCTATAAAACCACAAAGACTATTGAAAGATATTCAAGAAAGTTTTCCTGAAGATACAGCTTATTTTATTGATATCGGTTCAATCCATCTATGGGCAAATCACTATATGACTATTAAAAATCCTAAAAGTTATTTCATTGCTTATGGACTTGCTTCTATGGCTTCGGCAGTAGCGGGTGTTATTGGTGGAAAACTAGCATTGAAGGAAAGGCCTGTAGTCTGTATTACAGGAGATGGCAGTTTTTTAATGAATGGCTTTGAAATTAATACAGCTAAATTAATGAAGCTACCTATAGTGTGGATAATCTTAAATGATAGCCGCTGGGGTGTAGTTTATTACGGGATGCGATCTTTTGGATTAAAAACCAATCAAACAGAGTACTCTATGGTAGACTTCGCTCAATTGGGGTCTTCCTTTGGTTGTAACGGGATTCAGATTGATTCACCTGGCCAGATCAATCAGAAACTTGTTCAGGAAATTCTCTCCTTAGACATACCGACTATACTTGATGTTCATATAGACCGGGAAGAGGCCCCTCCAATCCTTGGTAGGGTAAAGAGCCTTCAGCATGGTGGTGATTCAAATGAATAA
- a CDS encoding 3-oxoacyl-ACP synthase III family protein — MVVIQMNNQISVGIVGLGSYLPSKIIKDDFSQQSDTGVDKIDEQLSEIFQGGIERRFAVEGETSVEFGVKASTEAIKDANLSPADIDIILVSSAVHDKIWPGDATAIQHKLNAENASAVNIDTACTSFITSMIYGTALIKAGFYKTVLIISIANWATRIIDISTKSGQIIGDGAGAIILSDVNKDCSYIGSWEKSYGQYYNSMTIELSNPASFKRRRNYWEPSYEKLYFEFNEDDIGDLKTRVPEMVPNAVQKSIEKTTFKIADINWFFPHQPGIFLIEKWRQNLSLPVDRCLHTFLRYGNLGAASIPVSLTEAYKQEKLKKGDIIAMAAPGVGQVVSSIIWRW; from the coding sequence ATGGTGGTGATTCAAATGAATAATCAAATATCGGTTGGGATTGTTGGACTTGGGAGTTACTTGCCTTCTAAAATTATTAAAGATGACTTTTCCCAACAGTCTGATACAGGGGTAGATAAAATAGATGAACAATTGTCTGAGATATTTCAAGGGGGCATCGAAAGAAGATTTGCTGTAGAAGGAGAAACATCTGTGGAATTTGGTGTTAAAGCTTCAACGGAAGCTATAAAAGATGCCAATCTGTCCCCTGCCGATATCGATATTATATTGGTTTCTTCTGCTGTTCACGATAAGATATGGCCAGGGGATGCAACAGCTATACAGCATAAACTGAATGCGGAAAATGCCTCTGCCGTGAATATAGATACAGCATGTACCTCTTTTATCACCTCCATGATATATGGAACGGCACTAATTAAAGCAGGATTTTATAAAACTGTACTTATTATTTCAATTGCAAACTGGGCCACAAGGATTATTGATATATCTACAAAGAGCGGGCAAATTATTGGCGACGGCGCCGGAGCTATTATACTGTCGGATGTGAATAAAGACTGCTCATATATCGGCTCATGGGAAAAGAGCTACGGTCAATATTACAATTCCATGACAATCGAGCTATCTAATCCTGCCTCTTTTAAAAGACGGAGAAATTACTGGGAGCCATCTTACGAAAAACTCTATTTCGAATTTAATGAAGATGATATAGGAGATTTAAAAACAAGGGTACCTGAGATGGTTCCCAATGCTGTGCAGAAATCCATTGAAAAAACAACTTTCAAGATTGCTGATATTAACTGGTTTTTTCCCCACCAGCCAGGCATATTCCTGATAGAAAAGTGGCGCCAAAATTTATCGTTGCCTGTTGATAGATGCCTCCATACCTTTTTGCGGTACGGGAATTTAGGGGCTGCCAGTATACCGGTAAGTTTAACAGAGGCTTATAAACAGGAGAAATTGAAAAAAGGAGATATCATTGCAATGGCAGCCCCTGGCGTGGGGCAAGTCGTATCATCAATAATATGGAGATGGTAA
- a CDS encoding SRPBCC family protein: MNENLADSEKRIINIENTSREDIWSLIRLRTKEYYSHNDIFGKFCNVNQYIDVPVDFAYAYLSNIKNLEEWTFSVRSLKHIGEGLYEGVETIVENTKIYIRADCYPESKVIDWPCAWDQKEALWMFYATRLLNARPALGKDGTILIWTNFRHQNYINGPRPELIEGWNYMHVIHGIEANNLGIILENKYRKEE; the protein is encoded by the coding sequence ATGAATGAAAACTTAGCAGACAGCGAAAAAAGAATTATTAATATTGAGAATACATCGCGGGAAGATATATGGTCACTGATAAGATTACGAACCAAGGAATATTATTCTCATAATGACATCTTTGGTAAATTTTGTAATGTGAACCAGTATATCGATGTCCCGGTAGACTTCGCATATGCTTATCTATCCAATATAAAAAATTTAGAAGAGTGGACGTTTAGTGTCAGGTCTTTAAAACATATTGGAGAAGGCTTATATGAAGGAGTTGAGACTATTGTCGAAAATACAAAGATATACATCCGAGCCGATTGTTATCCTGAAAGCAAGGTAATTGATTGGCCATGTGCATGGGATCAGAAAGAGGCACTCTGGATGTTTTATGCTACACGATTATTGAATGCCAGACCTGCTTTGGGAAAAGATGGGACTATATTAATTTGGACAAACTTCCGACATCAAAATTATATCAATGGTCCTAGACCAGAGCTCATTGAAGGCTGGAACTATATGCATGTGATTCATGGCATTGAAGCAAATAATTTGGGAATTATCCTGGAGAATAAATATAGAAAGGAGGAATAA
- a CDS encoding ScyD/ScyE family protein: MSQISKAILIALILMSSISIATPETGASHRANITASGLNKPYGLFLEKNGDLLIADSGSATPYQPSTSDGKILKLTSKGSLEVLLSDMPSRWFIGNTEGPMSIARDDFSDNNESLFVDIGIAYKQETGSLFETYDARGFSVLIYDIKDQTLIKKYANLLDAEAIFNPDKRPPLESNPTKIKFGKDRVLYVVDSAANAVWQVDKYGQVTTFAALPLYDLPPGAPPIGEKIEPVPTSIAIKGSKAYISVFTGFPFIAGLGRVIEVDIDTGEQKDFITQLNFPVDIEFDRDGNLYILEYTSSFDLTTGFQLNSGRILKSGQGGSHEIIVDGINFPRDMVIDRDGMIYVSSLEQDSQETETGRGQILKIMK; encoded by the coding sequence ATGAGTCAAATAAGTAAGGCTATATTGATTGCCTTAATCTTAATGAGTTCGATAAGCATTGCCACCCCGGAAACAGGAGCATCTCATCGGGCAAATATAACCGCCTCAGGTCTTAACAAGCCATACGGCTTATTTCTTGAAAAGAATGGGGATTTGCTAATCGCGGATTCAGGTTCGGCAACCCCTTACCAACCGAGCACCAGCGATGGAAAGATTCTGAAGCTCACTTCAAAAGGTTCTTTAGAAGTATTGTTGTCAGATATGCCTTCTCGCTGGTTTATTGGAAACACTGAAGGTCCTATGAGTATTGCTAGAGATGATTTTTCGGATAATAACGAATCCCTCTTTGTAGATATAGGAATTGCATATAAACAGGAGACAGGAAGTCTCTTTGAAACATACGATGCACGCGGTTTTTCTGTATTAATATATGACATTAAAGATCAAACTCTGATTAAGAAATATGCAAATCTACTGGATGCCGAAGCTATTTTTAATCCAGATAAGCGTCCGCCCTTGGAAAGTAACCCAACAAAAATAAAATTCGGAAAAGATAGAGTTTTATACGTGGTTGATTCTGCGGCCAATGCTGTCTGGCAGGTGGACAAATATGGACAGGTTACCACCTTTGCAGCCCTCCCATTATATGATCTACCACCCGGAGCACCACCCATTGGAGAAAAGATAGAACCAGTTCCAACGTCCATTGCTATTAAGGGTTCAAAAGCTTACATATCTGTTTTCACTGGCTTCCCTTTTATTGCAGGTTTGGGAAGAGTTATAGAAGTAGATATCGATACAGGAGAACAGAAGGATTTTATTACTCAGCTTAATTTTCCTGTTGATATAGAATTCGACAGAGATGGTAATCTGTATATCCTTGAATATACTTCTTCCTTTGATCTAACAACTGGATTTCAGTTAAATTCTGGAAGAATCTTAAAATCAGGTCAAGGAGGTTCCCATGAGATTATCGTAGATGGTATCAATTTTCCCAGAGATATGGTTATTGATAGGGATGGGATGATTTATGTCTCTAGCCTAGAGCAGGATTCCCAAGAAACTGAAACAGGAAGGGGTCAAATACTGAAGATTATGAAGTAA
- a CDS encoding nicotinate phosphoribosyltransferase — protein MSDALRTDLYQLTMMQAYWKSGHNPEATFDYFVRKIPSGSYLITAGLSFLLDYIENLRFESDDIEYLRTQDFDEKFLKTLQDFKFTGDILAMPEGSIAFPIEPIIRVTAPIIEAQLVETYLLNKMNFSTLIATKASRVAYAAKGRAIAEFGLRRAQGDGHLEATRATYIGGCASTSSVLAGKKLGIPVSGTMAHSFVTSFNHEIDSYRAYADAFPKRCFLLIDTYNTIEGSKKAVIVGKELEKRGERLLGVRLDSGDLSELSKHVRKILDDGGLGYAKIVASGDLNEWKIDELINKGAKIDMFGVGTELITGRPSPALDGIYKLSDIVEGGKHIPKMKLSEEIVKTTLPGKKVVWRIMENGKFKKDVITLENEIVNEGVPLLETVVRKGKIVCGRSSLNEIRQNAATNFSKLPDIYKKLEGAPAYPVEFSGGLTQLRGDIVGKIKREEIRQE, from the coding sequence ATGAGCGATGCCCTGAGAACCGACCTCTACCAGCTTACAATGATGCAGGCTTACTGGAAATCCGGACATAACCCGGAAGCTACATTTGATTATTTTGTACGTAAGATTCCCTCAGGCTCTTATCTCATAACCGCAGGATTAAGTTTTCTTCTTGATTACATTGAAAACCTGCGTTTTGAGAGTGATGACATAGAATACCTGAGGACACAGGATTTTGATGAGAAGTTCCTTAAGACATTGCAGGATTTCAAATTCACAGGTGACATTCTTGCAATGCCAGAAGGGAGCATTGCGTTTCCGATCGAACCGATAATAAGAGTAACAGCTCCCATAATCGAAGCCCAGCTTGTGGAAACGTACCTGCTCAATAAAATGAATTTCTCAACACTGATTGCCACTAAAGCCTCGCGCGTGGCCTATGCTGCAAAAGGACGAGCGATTGCAGAATTCGGATTGCGCCGCGCCCAGGGGGACGGTCATCTCGAAGCAACCCGCGCGACATACATCGGGGGATGCGCTTCCACATCCAGTGTGCTTGCAGGGAAAAAACTTGGAATCCCTGTATCAGGGACAATGGCGCATTCGTTTGTAACGAGTTTTAACCATGAGATCGACTCCTACCGTGCCTATGCCGATGCATTTCCAAAAAGATGTTTCCTGCTCATTGATACCTATAATACAATTGAAGGCTCAAAAAAAGCCGTGATTGTGGGAAAGGAGCTTGAAAAAAGAGGTGAGAGACTTCTTGGTGTGAGGCTTGACAGCGGGGATCTGTCCGAACTTTCAAAGCATGTCCGCAAAATCCTGGACGATGGCGGCCTTGGATATGCGAAAATAGTTGCAAGCGGGGACCTCAATGAGTGGAAAATTGATGAACTCATAAATAAAGGTGCAAAGATCGATATGTTCGGGGTAGGGACAGAACTTATAACTGGACGTCCAAGTCCTGCGCTTGATGGGATATACAAACTTTCGGATATTGTAGAAGGTGGAAAGCATATCCCCAAAATGAAACTCTCTGAAGAGATCGTAAAAACAACCCTTCCCGGTAAAAAAGTAGTATGGCGCATAATGGAAAACGGTAAGTTCAAAAAAGATGTTATAACTCTTGAGAATGAGATCGTTAATGAAGGTGTGCCTTTATTGGAAACTGTCGTCAGGAAAGGAAAGATCGTTTGTGGCAGGTCATCACTGAATGAGATACGGCAAAATGCGGCCACAAATTTCTCAAAGTTACCGGATATTTACAAGAAACTTGAAGGAGCGCCTGCATATCCTGTTGAGTTCAGCGGGGGATTGACACAGCTTCGAGGTGATATTGTTGGGAAAATCAAACGGGAAGAGATAAGGCAGGAATAA
- a CDS encoding peptidase M4, with amino-acid sequence MNNKTILVIAAIIVVLGAGYAVARPGNFWNGMMGGYGTTGNGMMGGNGIGMMGGGMMGGYGPDNGMMGGYGRGNGMMGGYGTANGMMGSGGMMTGDGSGYGNHCGADATGNGENSTPITIDEAKTSVEQYLIKTGNSDLEIAEVLQFENNFYAGIKEKSTGKYAFELLVNKYTGAVVPEMGPNMMWNSKYGYMNIQETETKVTEEQALKNAQEYLDRTLPGTKVNSADDFYGYYTMEVTKDGNIYGMLSVNGYTGAVWYHNWHGTFEKVLEVD; translated from the coding sequence ATGAACAATAAAACGATCCTGGTCATAGCAGCGATCATTGTTGTCCTGGGAGCAGGTTATGCCGTGGCAAGACCTGGTAATTTCTGGAATGGCATGATGGGAGGCTATGGTACTACTGGTAATGGCATGATGGGCGGAAATGGAATCGGCATGATGGGCGGCGGCATGATGGGCGGTTATGGACCCGATAATGGCATGATGGGAGGCTATGGAAGAGGCAACGGCATGATGGGAGGCTACGGAACAGCCAATGGCATGATGGGTAGCGGTGGAATGATGACCGGTGATGGATCCGGTTATGGAAATCACTGCGGGGCAGATGCCACAGGCAATGGGGAAAATTCAACCCCCATAACCATCGATGAAGCAAAGACATCAGTGGAGCAATATCTTATAAAGACCGGAAATAGTGACCTTGAGATCGCCGAGGTTTTGCAATTCGAAAATAACTTCTATGCAGGAATAAAAGAGAAAAGTACAGGCAAATATGCTTTTGAACTCCTGGTTAATAAATATACAGGTGCAGTAGTTCCTGAAATGGGGCCGAACATGATGTGGAATTCGAAATATGGGTATATGAACATACAAGAAACAGAAACTAAAGTGACAGAAGAACAGGCCCTGAAGAATGCACAGGAATATCTTGACAGGACTCTGCCCGGAACAAAAGTGAACAGCGCGGATGATTTCTACGGTTATTACACAATGGAAGTAACAAAAGATGGAAATATTTACGGCATGCTCAGCGTTAACGGCTACACGGGCGCTGTCTGGTATCACAATTGGCATGGTACATTTGAAAAAGTTCTGGAGGTGGACTAA
- a CDS encoding winged helix-turn-helix transcriptional regulator has product MLNALGNEHSLKILATLAECECYVSELAKEVGISRPLLYLHLKKLENAGLVESEIRHFEEPPYTKKYYKAKNFELVLSLSRIKEIVKKE; this is encoded by the coding sequence ATGCTAAACGCGCTTGGTAACGAGCATAGCTTGAAGATCCTGGCAACACTTGCCGAATGTGAATGTTATGTATCTGAGCTTGCCAAGGAAGTGGGAATTTCGCGTCCGCTCCTGTATCTTCATCTTAAGAAACTTGAAAATGCCGGTCTTGTGGAAAGTGAGATAAGGCATTTTGAAGAGCCTCCATATACAAAGAAATACTATAAAGCAAAGAATTTTGAATTAGTACTTTCATTAAGTAGAATCAAGGAGATAGTAAAAAAGGAGTAA